From Pseudopipra pipra isolate bDixPip1 chromosome 9, bDixPip1.hap1, whole genome shotgun sequence, a single genomic window includes:
- the LOC135419168 gene encoding uncharacterized protein LOC135419168, giving the protein MVWCKYSNSRLFLSFLSLLSLEISFLVAIMIICNISAIKDWSTFLSQILPSVNKTLNLVQQVEATTSSVVSVLQDPEQDNYLSNSQSMNSSNFTAGLDHLFQYSYSDNDQLYKEYKPPPRDAIPLPKAVLYLLMAALVVVAVAYAIVGHLIKDLIYDFVDWIFGPNPDDNSNKSDINCISNSVNEMSEMPEAPRHRDRQPQDVVIAIGETCHLPQQT; this is encoded by the exons ATGGTTTGGTGTAAGTACAGCAATTCTcgcctctttctctcctttttaagTCTCTTGAGCTTGGAGATCTCTTTCCTCGTTGCAATTATGATTATTTGCAACATCAGTGCCATCAAAGATTGGAGCACTTTCCTCTCCCAGATCCTCCCCAGTGTTAACAAGACTCTGAACTTGGTACAGCAAGTGGAAGCCACCACCAGCTCGGTGGTAAGTGTCCTCCAGGACCCTGAGCAGGACAACTACCTGTCCAATAGCCAGTCCATGAACTCCAGCAACTTCACAGCTGGCCTGGACCACTTGTTCCAGTACTCATACTCGGACAATGACCAGCTCTACAAGGAGTACAAACCCCCTCCTCGAGATGCCATTCCTCTGCCCAAGGCTGTCCTCTACCTTCTCATGGCAGCcctggtggtggtggcagtggcGTACGCCATCGTCGGGCATCTCATCAAAGACCTCATTTACGACTTTGTAG ACTGGATCTTTGGCCCCAACCCGGACGACAACAGCAACAAGAGCGACATCAACTGCATCAGCAACAGCGTCAACGAGATGAGCGAGATGCCCGAGGCGCCGCGGCACCGGGACCGGCAGCCCCAGGACGTGGTCATTGCCATCGGCGAGACCTGCCACCTGCCACAGCAGACGTGA